Proteins from a single region of Pirellulales bacterium:
- a CDS encoding type IV toxin-antitoxin system AbiEi family antitoxin: MTPPRENDAAPEIVDTLAELLGQPLKDICVREAAGSRRRDLVVSTPGRCFVAEYKNVASAGPLAGAIRHLSEQAKEVRRKNTVPLMVVPFMGPVGERLCEEAGVSWLDLSGNAKIVAPGLKIWVHGRPNKYAARGRPPNVFAPKSSRVSRRLLLRPEQFQTQSGLARETGLDDGYVSKIVRRLEQEEYLDANDTGAVRPRDPALLLDAWRDAYDFGRHRILKGHVFARSGEALLAKLAGQLARHQANFVATGLAAAWLYQHYAAFRLVTVYLSAMPSRAVLKEIGFEEQPSGANLWLVVPQDEGVFAASQVREAIRCVSPVQTYLDLKGQPERAKDAAAELRKKFLNWGRHGE; encoded by the coding sequence CGCGAAAATGACGCCGCGCCGGAAATCGTCGACACGCTGGCCGAACTGCTGGGCCAGCCGTTGAAGGACATTTGCGTGCGGGAAGCAGCGGGATCGCGCCGACGCGACTTAGTCGTTTCGACGCCGGGCCGGTGCTTCGTGGCCGAATACAAAAATGTCGCTTCCGCCGGGCCGCTCGCGGGTGCCATCCGCCATCTCAGCGAGCAAGCCAAGGAAGTTCGCCGCAAAAACACGGTGCCGCTGATGGTCGTGCCGTTCATGGGGCCGGTCGGAGAGCGTTTGTGTGAAGAGGCGGGCGTCTCGTGGCTCGATCTTTCGGGCAATGCCAAGATCGTCGCGCCGGGGCTGAAAATCTGGGTCCACGGACGCCCAAACAAGTACGCCGCGCGCGGACGGCCGCCCAACGTGTTCGCCCCCAAAAGCTCGCGCGTGTCACGTCGGCTTCTGCTTCGTCCCGAACAGTTTCAGACGCAAAGCGGACTTGCCCGCGAAACGGGGCTGGACGACGGGTACGTCAGCAAGATCGTGCGGCGGCTCGAGCAGGAGGAGTACCTCGACGCCAACGACACGGGAGCGGTGCGGCCGCGCGATCCCGCTTTGTTGCTCGACGCCTGGCGCGACGCTTACGACTTTGGCCGCCACCGCATCCTCAAAGGCCACGTGTTCGCCCGGTCGGGCGAAGCGTTGCTGGCGAAGCTGGCAGGGCAGCTCGCCCGGCACCAAGCAAACTTTGTCGCTACCGGTCTGGCGGCCGCCTGGCTCTATCAGCATTACGCGGCGTTTCGGCTGGTGACCGTTTATCTTTCGGCCATGCCGTCGCGGGCGGTTCTCAAGGAAATCGGATTCGAAGAGCAACCGAGCGGAGCGAATCTCTGGTTGGTCGTTCCGCAGGATGAGGGCGTCTTTGCGGCCAGCCAGGTCCGTGAGGCAATCCGCTGTGTGAGTCCCGTTCAAACCTACCTCGACCTCAAGGGACAACCGGAGCGGGCCAAAGACGCCGCCGCCGAGTTGCGCAAGAAGTTTTTGAACTGGGGGCGGCATGGAGAGTAA